The DNA region GCTGGATTCCTGCTTTTTCAGGAacacactgctgtcactgcactTCTCAATGAAGTCCTGAAGGAGCCAGCAAAAGCCTCATTACAGTCATTTTTGTTCACTTGCTTCAGGTTTTTGATACCTTTCATCCCTGCTGACACTGTACTGATGCAAAGTACTGATGCAACTCCATGTTTCTCTCCCAGCTTGCATACATTTTGTTCTACTGAAATTGCTAATCGAGATGCAGGCATAAAATTCTTGTTATTTAGATTTTGTCAAAACTGTAACTTTTCAAAGGTCAGGTTCTCAGCtgagtgtgtgtgcatgtatataTATCTTAAACTGATCAGACGGGGATCTATTAAGTTAAATTGAGTGCAAAATCTCATATGCAAAATAAATTCTATGGTAAGAAAGAGACTAATCTCAGAATCCTCTGAAACACTCTTTACAGCCATCTTTAGACTTTTTATTCTCAGTCAAGTTCTGCCACCCAGTTCATCACAATGGTTACATTATCTTTATAAAATATACCTTGATTTTTAGCAGAGTAAAATGCATTACCTGGATCTATTGCATTATCCGTGTTTCTCTGGCTTCGGCTTGACAGGCTCATGGTAGCATTTCCTGCCACTTTTTTTGCTGGAGAGGGTTTCTTTATAACTGGTTTTGGCTGCTTCTGAAGTTTGGTGATATTGTTCATTGCATTTACCATCGATATGTCGACATATTGGGTTAAATTTGTCAAAATAGTTCCTGCTTTTACTTCAAGCACAGATTCAATGAGCTCCTTGAGGCCTCTCTGCAGCAGGGGGATATCTGGCTGAGCCAATTTAATTAGCACAGGTATGCTTGTGTTCACTTTCTGGATGCTCTTGTTGgtgtcctggcacagcccccaggCCTCATGAGCAGTCTTGTTCACAAGTGGAATGACATTTGAGAAACGGATCGACTTGGCTTCCAGGGCCTTGATCCTGGAACTCAGTGCCTGGAGCTGAAGTGAGACCATGTGTTCTTTCTCTGTTAAGGCAGCTTTGGTATTTTTTAGTGAGATGCAGTTGTTTGCCAAAAACTTGGAAATTTTTGACTCTACATTCAGAAGGCGAACCTCATGGTCCTTTGAACCCTCCACAGagtcaaataatttttcttccaggTGGTTGATatcttgctgctgcttttccacttTTGATGATGTATCATTTAAAATAGAGAAAACTCTACTGAAATTGTGCAGGATGCCTTTGTCAGACTCCTTGTAGGGAAGATCAGAAAGAGATGGTGCTACTTGTGAATTAATTTTGTATCTCTTGTTATAAAGCAGTGACTGAAGGGATTCATTCAGCTGTTGGAACTGGGGAATAAATGCCAGGAGGCTGTCAAGTTCCTCAGCTCTGCCACAACAAACTTCAGTCACATTTCTTAGAGCATGTAGCATGTCTTTCTGTACATAATTATCTTGAATAGAATCGATAGCACTGTTTACTACTATCATGGTCTTGTTTAATCCATCCTCTATTTCCATGGAGCATTCATTAACACGACTCTCAAACAGTTCCTGATAAGCCTGAGATTCATTTTTAAGTCCTTCCTGAGTTTTGAAAAGTTCCTTCATTGCAGAACTCATTCCGTCAATGACAACAGTGAGGTTTTCAAGTTTCTCTTTCAATTCTTTAGCTTGGATTTGTTGCTCATACTCTGAAGTTAGACTAAAAGGTACACCTTGTTCAATCAAGGGTTGTAGGATCTCCATATCATAGCACAAGTCATTAATTTGCTCATTCATTCTGTCCATCTTATTGCCCAATGGAAGGAGCACATCAGAGAGGCTCTTGTTTAGAACAATCACACTCTCTCGGactgctgccagctgtgcttgGAAATCTGTCCTGCTCTCTGACAACATGTCATCACAGACCCCCAGAACAGAGCCTCTCTGAATTTCCAGCGCAACACTGAGATTACTGATCTTGCTATCTTGCACTCTTAAGTCATCATAGATCTCCAGCACCATCATGCCTTGTCTCTTTACTTTCTCATGCAGTGTGATCATGTACTCTGTAACATTGTACTCCATTATTTGATCTGCAGAGGGAAGGTTTTGTCTTGAAGACTGTTCAGCTGATAACAGTTGTTCATGAGCATCTTTCATTTCAGTCAGGGTCCTATTTAAAGATTGATAATAAACTGTGCTTACTGACTGTTGATGCTCCAAGTTAACTTCCAAGGACTTCTGCTTTTCTTGTAAAGCTTTCACAGGCTTCTCACAAGTGAGGGCCATTTCCTCTCTCATCTGCACCACATGACTCTTCAGCTCCAGCATGTCAAGCTCTGTTGGCCCACTATCTTTCTCCTGAGCAAATTTATTTTGGGTTTCATTCAGATGCTTGACTAgttcttttgtattttcaagGTCACCTGACATGCTAGACATAGTCTTGAAAATTTGAGCCATGCTCTCTTGCATTTCACCTTGAAATACTTGAAAGCGTTCTCCAACTACATCTTTAACTAAGTCATTGATACTTCTGGATTTGAGACCTttgggagaaaggagaaatatGGAAACAATCAAATCAACCGCATTAGTAACATCCAAGTTTTCCCCACAATGTGAGCCAACACAGTGCTGCACAGCGGAAAAACACACATCCCTGCCCCAATTTACTCACATATAGAGTAAAATGTATAGCTGAAGAATGTAGAGGATGCTTAGAGTTTATATACAGCTATAGTGTTTGAGGATTCATCCCTGTTTCAACTGAAATCAGTGGAACTTTTGCTGGTATTTTGAAAGGACAAACTCAAACTCTACATGTAGTACCAGCTTTGACCTCTTACCTAAGCTGTTTCTGAGCACTGAAAGGGAGAGATCTGTGTGCTTTTGTGGCTTGCTCATAAAATATGATGTGTCCTTTCTCCACCAGGAAAGTAAGgcaaaaaaaatgtgttttacaaGATGATGGTCaagaaatgaaagcagagaTTACTACCTTCC from Anomalospiza imberbis isolate Cuckoo-Finch-1a 21T00152 chromosome 4, ASM3175350v1, whole genome shotgun sequence includes:
- the MMRN1 gene encoding multimerin-1 isoform X2, producing MKEIIFLLLLLHLHWGSTGFSTLGKLWTTGQGNETQTSHSDSAPSLTTIRGSPHSEIEAAKASASQEPSFASAGKTLGMTAVKKTSSPTISTPASQSDGHDDGDSVRDKMGSSSHSKGTTLQSTAREIPLVQGVTTSLDIATGNRSVKQSSRSTGITRRQQDANSKASGFETTRGKNWCAYVHTRLIPTAVVDNLETFSSGRAKPCTWQIGSCAQRSQTTTHQAYRIKHKIVTSLEWKCCPGYSGQNCQPKAQEQQSVIHSNQAESSRTVGERTPGVLQDPSGRALFEKMNEKISSQEMKLTFLQKKVDSIAAAMNDVSKMLSSLEGKINEDKGRDFQSFLKGLKSRSINDLVKDVVGERFQVFQGEMQESMAQIFKTMSSMSGDLENTKELVKHLNETQNKFAQEKDSGPTELDMLELKSHVVQMREEMALTCEKPVKALQEKQKSLEVNLEHQQSVSTVYYQSLNRTLTEMKDAHEQLLSAEQSSRQNLPSADQIMEYNVTEYMITLHEKVKRQGMMVLEIYDDLRVQDSKISNLSVALEIQRGSVLGVCDDMLSESRTDFQAQLAAVRESVIVLNKSLSDVLLPLGNKMDRMNEQINDLCYDMEILQPLIEQGVPFSLTSEYEQQIQAKELKEKLENLTVVIDGMSSAMKELFKTQEGLKNESQAYQELFESRVNECSMEIEDGLNKTMIVVNSAIDSIQDNYVQKDMLHALRNVTEVCCGRAEELDSLLAFIPQFQQLNESLQSLLYNKRYKINSQVAPSLSDLPYKESDKGILHNFSRVFSILNDTSSKVEKQQQDINHLEEKLFDSVEGSKDHEVRLLNVESKISKFLANNCISLKNTKAALTEKEHMVSLQLQALSSRIKALEAKSIRFSNVIPLVNKTAHEAWGLCQDTNKSIQKVNTSIPVLIKLAQPDIPLLQRGLKELIESVLEVKAGTILTNLTQYVDISMVNAMNNITKLQKQPKPVIKKPSPAKKVAGNATMSLSSRSQRNTDNAIDPGFSEARNPFFFVINGFLMYHGP
- the MMRN1 gene encoding multimerin-1 isoform X1; its protein translation is MKEIIFLLLLLHLHWGSTGFSTLGKLWTTGQGNETQTSHSDSAPSLTTIRGSPHSEIEAAKASASQEPSFASAGKTLGMTAVKKTSSPTISTPASQSDGHDDGDSVRDKMGSSSHSKGTTLQSTAREIPLVQGVTTSLDIATGNRSVKQSSRSTGITRRQQDANSKASGFETTRGKNWCAYVHTRLIPTAVVDNLETFSSGRAKPCTWQIGSCAQRSQTTTHQAYRIKHKIVTSLEWKCCPGYSGQNCQPKAQEQQSVIHSNQAESSRTVGERTPGVLQDPSGRALFEKMNEKISSQEMKLTFLQKKVDSIAAAMNDVSKMLSSLEGKINEDKGRDFQSFLKGLKSRSINDLVKDVVGERFQVFQGEMQESMAQIFKTMSSMSGDLENTKELVKHLNETQNKFAQEKDSGPTELDMLELKSHVVQMREEMALTCEKPVKALQEKQKSLEVNLEHQQSVSTVYYQSLNRTLTEMKDAHEQLLSAEQSSRQNLPSADQIMEYNVTEYMITLHEKVKRQGMMVLEIYDDLRVQDSKISNLSVALEIQRGSVLGVCDDMLSESRTDFQAQLAAVRESVIVLNKSLSDVLLPLGNKMDRMNEQINDLCYDMEILQPLIEQGVPFSLTSEYEQQIQAKELKEKLENLTVVIDGMSSAMKELFKTQEGLKNESQAYQELFESRVNECSMEIEDGLNKTMIVVNSAIDSIQDNYVQKDMLHALRNVTEVCCGRAEELDSLLAFIPQFQQLNESLQSLLYNKRYKINSQVAPSLSDLPYKESDKGILHNFSRVFSILNDTSSKVEKQQQDINHLEEKLFDSVEGSKDHEVRLLNVESKISKFLANNCISLKNTKAALTEKEHMVSLQLQALSSRIKALEAKSIRFSNVIPLVNKTAHEAWGLCQDTNKSIQKVNTSIPVLIKLAQPDIPLLQRGLKELIESVLEVKAGTILTNLTQYVDISMVNAMNNITKLQKQPKPVIKKPSPAKKVAGNATMSLSSRSQRNTDNAIDPGQFSACVSSPCQNGGTCVNDRQSFVCACRHPFGGVNCSVKLVNDNSLSVDFSKGSYRYAPMVAFFASHTYGMTTPGPIRFNNLDVNYGTSFAPATGKFHVPYLGVYVFEYTIESFSPRASGYLVIDGIDKLTFQAENINNNKYTDRVITGNALLELNYGQEVWLRLAAGSIPAKYPPVTTFSGYLLYRT